In the genome of Desulfofarcimen acetoxidans DSM 771, one region contains:
- a CDS encoding ABC transporter permease, producing the protein MRSFSIIRFWAVLKKEFIQIKRDKPSVIMAVGMPVILLLLFGYAVNTDIDHLPTVVWDQSNSLDSREFITALRNSTYLDPDYYVYGYKSITGYLDSGEARVAVIIPPDYGEAIQAGEQGVIQVLVDGSDPTAARAAMSAVQLVGINKAWEVQSSRLGKQTGATVINMPVRVETRVWYNPDMKSTVFNIPALIGLILQNVIAMLTSFSMVREKERGTLEQIVVTPILPSELLLGKLLPFVAIGFVSLTSVLLMGIYWFGVPPKGSVLLLFVLAILFLITVLSIGLLISTISKTQLQAMQMTFLLLLPSVLLSGFMFPRETMPPFLKMLGALLPLTYFLDIVRGIFLKGIGLKYLWRETLALVVFASVLLTVSMVKFKKNVG; encoded by the coding sequence ATGAGGAGCTTTAGTATTATACGCTTTTGGGCAGTATTGAAAAAAGAATTTATCCAGATTAAACGGGATAAGCCAAGTGTCATTATGGCAGTTGGTATGCCGGTGATTCTCCTCTTACTCTTTGGTTATGCTGTAAATACAGATATTGATCACCTGCCCACTGTGGTATGGGATCAGTCAAATAGCCTTGACAGCAGGGAATTTATTACTGCCCTGCGCAACTCAACTTATCTGGACCCTGATTACTATGTTTACGGTTATAAGTCAATTACCGGCTATTTAGACAGTGGGGAAGCCAGGGTGGCAGTTATTATACCGCCTGATTACGGTGAGGCAATTCAGGCCGGAGAGCAAGGCGTTATCCAGGTTCTGGTAGACGGCTCCGATCCTACGGCCGCACGTGCGGCAATGTCAGCAGTGCAGCTTGTGGGTATTAATAAGGCCTGGGAAGTTCAATCCTCCAGGTTGGGTAAGCAAACCGGTGCGACTGTTATTAATATGCCGGTTAGAGTAGAAACTCGCGTTTGGTATAACCCTGATATGAAATCAACTGTTTTTAATATCCCGGCACTGATCGGGCTAATTCTCCAAAACGTCATTGCCATGTTAACGTCTTTTTCGATGGTGCGTGAAAAGGAGCGGGGAACGTTGGAGCAAATTGTGGTAACGCCAATCCTCCCTTCTGAGTTGCTGTTAGGCAAGCTGCTGCCTTTTGTAGCCATCGGCTTTGTTTCTCTGACTTCTGTCCTGCTTATGGGTATTTACTGGTTTGGCGTGCCGCCTAAGGGAAGTGTTTTGCTGCTCTTTGTTTTGGCCATACTTTTCTTAATTACCGTGCTCTCAATTGGACTACTTATTTCTACTATTTCCAAAACCCAACTGCAGGCTATGCAAATGACATTTCTTCTTTTACTGCCTTCAGTTTTATTATCAGGCTTTATGTTTCCCAGGGAAACCATGCCGCCGTTTTTGAAAATGCTGGGAGCTCTTTTGCCGCTGACCTATTTTCTTGATATAGTAAGAGGCATATTCTTAAAAGGGATCGGTTTGAAGTATTTGTGGCGGGAAACACTTGCGCTAGTTGTATTTGCTTCGGTATTGCTTACAGTGTCAA